The following coding sequences lie in one Arachis ipaensis cultivar K30076 chromosome B05, Araip1.1, whole genome shotgun sequence genomic window:
- the LOC107642846 gene encoding BES1/BZR1 homolog protein 2 has protein sequence MTGGGSSGRLPTWKERENNKRRERRRRAIAAKIYAGLRAQGNYKLPKHCDNNEVLKALCAEAGWIVEEDGTTYRKGCKRPQGEIGGTPANMSGCSSLQPSPQSSAFPSPVPSYHASPTSSSFPSPSRIDPNLQNPSSFLLPFIHNITSIPTNLPPLRISNSAPVTPPLSSPTSRGSKRKADFESLSNVSSLNSFRHPLFAVSAPSSPSRRHQLATSTIPECDESDASTVDSGRWVSFQTTTASAAPPSPTFNLVKPAMQQITPQGSMDMNEGMQWGQAAERGRPSDFDFENGRVKPWEGERIHEVGVDELELTLGCGKA, from the exons ATGACCGGCGGTGGATCGTCGGGGAGGCTGCCGACGTGGAAGGAGAGGGAGAACAACAAGCGGAGAGAGAGAAGGCGGAGAGCGATTGCAGCGAAGATCTACGCTGGTCTTCGAGCTCAGGGTAACTACAAGCTTCCCAAGCACTGTGATAACAACGAGGTCTTGAAAGCTCTCTGTGCCGAAGCTGGTTGGATTGTCGAAGAGGACGGAACTACCTACCGCAAg GGATGCAAGAGGCCGCAAGGTGAGATTGGAGGAACTCCAGCGAACATGAGTGGTTGTTCTTCACTGCAGCCAAGCCCACAGTCATCAGCATTCCCAAGCCCTGTTCCTTCCTACCATGCTAGCCCAACTTCCTCATCATTCCCCAGCCCCTCTCGCATTGATCCCAACCTTCAAAACCCCTCTTCATTCCTCCTACCATTCATTCATAACATCACCTCCATCCCCACAAACCTTCCTCCTCTTAGAATATCCAATAGTGCCCCTGTTACCCCTCCTCTTTCTTCCCCAACCTCCAGGGGTTCTAAAAGGAAGGCGGATTTCGAATCCCTCTCCAATGTCTCCTCTCTTAATTCGTTCCGCCATCCTCTCTTCGCGGTATCCGCCCCATCCAGCCCCTCCCGCCGCCACCAATTGGCTACTTCCACCATTCCTGAGTGTGATGAATCTGATGCTTCCACTGTGGACTCCGGTCGCTGGGTTAGTTTTCAGACAACGACTGCCTCGGCTGCTCCTCCGTCGCCTACCTTTAACCTTGTGAAACCAGCAATGCAGCAGATCACTCCCCAGGGTTCCATGGATATGAATGAAGGCATGCAATGGGGCCAGGCTGCAGAGAGAGGAAGACCATCGGATTTTGACTTTGAGAATGGTCGAGTGAAGCCATGGGAGGGTGAGAGGATACATGAGGTGGGAGTGGATGAGTTGGAACTTACTCTAGGCTGTGGAAAGGCCTGA